The window TACTCTTGGTTTGGCTTCATGTAGCTTGAGTGGTGTGATTCCTCCTGAGTTAGGGAAACTCAGGCGGGTTGAGAATTTGAATCTTCAGGAGAATCACCTGGAAGGTCCAATTCCAGCTGAGATTGGCAACTGTTCTAGTTTAGTTGCATTCAGTGTTGCTGTCAATAATCTCAATGGATCAATTGCGGAAGAAATAGCTAAACTTAGTAACCTCCAGGTACTAAATTTCGCGAATAATAGCCTTTCAGGACAGATTCCTACTCAGTTTGGTGAAATGAACCAGTTGCAGTATCTGAATTTGCTTGGTAATCAGCTGGAAGGGCCGATTCCAAAGTCGTTGGCGAAGCTGAACAACCTTGTGAATTTAGACTTGTCTGGAAACAGGCTTAGTGGTGAAATTCCTGGAGAACTTGGCAACATGAGTCAGCTACAATTCTTGGTACTGACAAGCAATAATCTTTCGGGTAGCATACCGAAAACGTTATGTAGTTCCAATACGAGCAGTTTAGAACACATGATGCTTTCTGAAAACCAACTTTCTGGAGAAATCCCTGTGGAATTGAGAGAATGTGTTTCACTGAAGCAGCTTGATTTGTCTAACAACACGCTCAATGGTTCGATACCAGTAGAGCTGTATGAGTTGGTTGAGTTGACTGATCTCCTTCTTAACAACAACACATTGGTTGGTTCTGTTTCTCCATCGATAGCAAACCTCACCAATCTTCAAACATTGTCATTGTCTCACAATAACTTACGTGGCAACATACCGAAAGAGATTGGGATGCTCGGAAATCTTGAGATCCTCTTTTTATATGAGAATCAGTTATCTGGAGAGATCCCAATGGAGATAGGTAATTGCTCGAGCTTGCAGATGATCGATTTTTTTGGAAACGCATTCACAGGCCACATTCCCATTACAATTGGCACGCTGAAGcagttgaattttattgatcttAGACAGAATGATCTCTCTGGTGAGATTCCTGCCAGCTTAGGGAACTGTCACCAGCTGAAGATTCTTGATTTAGCGGATAATCACCTATCTGGTAGTGTTCCAGCCACGTTTGGTAATCTTCGAGCACTGGAGCAGCTTATGCTTTATAACAACTCTTTAGAAGGTAATCTTCCAGATGAACTGATCAAACTTTCAAACTTGACAAGAATAAATTTTTCTCATAACAAACTGAATGGTAGTATAGCTTCCCTGTGTAGCTCGACGTCTTTTCTTTCGTTTGATGTTACAAATAATGCATTTGATCATGAGATTCCGCCCCATCTAGGATATTCACCATTTCTTGAAAGGATAAGACTCGGAAACAACCATTTCACCGGAAAAATCCCTTGGACATTGGGATTAATCCATGAACTATCCCTGCTTGATCTCTCAGGAAATGAATTGACCGGTCCAATACCTCCAAAGCTTTCTCTGTGCAGAAAGCTCACACACCTGGATCTCAATAACAATCTTCTTTATGATTCAGTTCCTTCTTGGCTTGGAAACTTGCCACTCTTAGGTGAGCTCAAACTGTCCTCAAATAAGTTCTCGGGACCTCTTCCTCGAGAACTGTTTAACTGCTCAAAGCTTTTGGTGCTGTCTCTAGAAGACAATTCACTGAATGGAACTCTACCACTTGAAATTGGTAAACTCGAGTCCCTAAATGTCCTAAATCTTGATAGAAACCAACTCTCTGGTCCCATTCCATCTACCATTGGAAACTTAAGCAAGCTCTACATACTCAGGCTCTCGGGAAACACCTTCACCGGTGAAATACCTAGTGAGCTTGGAAAACTCCAGAATCTTCAAATCATACTTGATTTAAGTTTCAACAACATCACTGGTCAGATTCCTCCTTCTGTTGGGACACTCACTAAGCTTGAAACACTTGATCTATCTCATAACCAGCTCACCGGAGAAGTTCCTCCCCAAGTTGGTGAAATGAGCAGCTTGGGAAAGCTTAACCTCTCCTACAACAACCTTCACGGAAAATTGGACAAACAGTACACACATTGGCCAGCTGATGCATTCACTGGGAATCCACATCTTTGTGGAAGTCCTCTGCAAAATTGTGAAGTCTCTAGGTCCAACAATCCTGAAAGTAACTCAACAGTGGTAATCATTTCAGTGGTATCAACTACAGTGGCAATCATACTTATGTTGCTTGGAGCTGCCCTCTTTTTCAAGCAAAAACGAGAAGCCTTCAGAAGAGTAAGTGAAATAAATAGTGCTTACTCTTCCAGCTCTTCACAGGGACAAAAAAGACCACTTTTTGCAAGTGTGGCTGCCAAGCGTGATATCAGGTGGGATGACATCATGGAAGCAACAAATAATCTAAGCACTGACTTCATAATAGGATCTGGTGGGTCTGGAACGGTGTATAAAGCTGAGTTGTTTAATGGAGATATAGTGGCAATCAAGAGAATACCAAGCAAGGATGATCTTATGCTGGACAAAAGCTTTGCAAGAGAAATCAAGACACTTTGGAGGATACGGCACAGACACTTGGTGAGGCTATTGGGATACTGTAATAACAGCGGAGAAGGTTCAAACGTATTGATTTATGAGTACATGGAGAATGGAAGTGTGTGGGATTGGCTTCACAAGCAACCAGCTAATAATAACAAGAGGAAGAGGTGCCTCGACTGGGAGACAAGGCTGAGGATAGCAGTGGGATTAGCACAAGGAGTTGAGTACCTTCACCATGATTGTGTGCCCAAGATCATTCATAGAGACATCAAATCCAGCAATATTCTGCTAGACTCTAATATGGAGGCACATTTGGGGGATTTTGGGCTGGCCAAAGCCATTCACGATAATTATGATTCCTACAACACTGATTCAAATTTGTGGTTTGCTGGTTCGTATGGTTATATTGCTCCAGGTATATAAACTGATACTATCTTTTTCTGAATTCTCGAGTAGCATTTCTCCTGTCCGCAAAGTTATGGTTTTTTTTTGACCAAAATTGACTATTTGTCGCAGAGTATGCTTATTCTTCAAAGGCAACAGAGAAGAGTGATGTTTATAGCATGGGGATTGTACTCATGGAGCTTGTGAGTGGAAGGATGCCAACTGACGGAAGTTTTGGAGAAGACGTGGACATGGTGAGGTGGGTTGAGTCCCATATTGAAATGTCTGGAACTGCTAGGGAAGAGCTCATTGATCCTGCGTTGAAACCATTGTTACCTAATGAAGAAAGTACTGCACTTCAGATGCTGGAAATAGCACTGCAATGCACCAAAACTGCACCTGCTGAAAGGCCATCTTCCCGCAAAGTTTGTGATCTATTGCTACATGCATTTAACGACAAGGTAGTTCATTCTGATAAGATGAGTCCAGACAATTACGTTTAGACGTTTAGTCAAAGAAATTTCCAAAGTTTTGGAATATCAGAGAAGATCTATCATgtaaaaaattgaaaatgtaAAAGCATTGTTTGCTAGGAAATATATCTATTTTCCTTGATGAATCTTGGCTGTGTTCTTTCTAGGAACTGAATAGCATGGCAGGACGTAGCACGTGAACATATGGGCAAATCATCTAACATGATGAAAAATTGATAGCTGTACATGCATAAACTGCTCTACTAATTGGTTGATTACagtaaaatctgaagaaaatgaGTAGAGAGAAAGTATCTAATGCAAAGAACGAATGCTACTTAGATAAACTTGACTACTAAAATACCTCTTCAAATTGCTTGTTCTACTGAATACAAGTCTTGTTTTGATCTATCTTCTGTCATGTGAACTCTTCTTTGTCTTGGAAAACAAGCTAACGAAAAAGATCAAGCGTGACTAAGAAATTTTTATATCTAATTAAGTGTTCCGTTCAACCAAAAGAACAGACCAGTATTGCAAAGGTGAAGGCAACTGATACCACTCAAACAGAGCAAATATCACAAGGGCAAAGCCAAGCAACACTACAACTCCCTTTCAAGAACTCAAATATAAGCTCCGTGGAAAACAGTATCTTccacaaagaagaaaaaacagaGTAAGCGCCAAGCAAACGACTCAAAAGATGACGACACAGGTATCAGCGTTAATCTTTTTGACGCCACTACAGGTAAGTTTTAAGACTCAAAAATCTTTAACTACAAAAAAAGGTTATTCAATCAAACCTCAGGATATTCCCAAAAGAATGATCCTTCGGGTAGTGAAGCCCAAATCCTTAGAAGGGGGACAGACCAATAAAACAAGACGTCAGCTGTAATGACTTCACCTTTCACCAGAGCAAAAATGGAAATCCCAAAATTGGTAACAGTAAAGCAGCAAGCCTTTTCACTGCCCAAAATTGATTACCCCCTATCAATGTAAGTATGTAACCCCTATCCAGACTAAAAGGATTACCAATGTAtcggataaaaataaaaataaaattactactGTAAAAATTTTGCCATAACACTCCGAGTAAGACCTAATCACAAGCCCAAAGTAAAAATTCAAGGAGGAGCCACCTCCCTTAAATACCCCATTGAATGAACTTTGTCTCCTTCATAACCATACACGACCAACTCATACCCAAATCGGATGGTGAAACTTGATCAATCTTATCAGCCACTTCAAATTATGATACTCCAAGAAATCCAATGATCTTGTTAACACTTTCCACTTTAAATCCACAAATTACCATAATGTACCAAATGTAGATAATtctaccaataagagatctactaAGCGGACTAGCACAGGAAATACTATTACCAACAACGACGCTAATAGCGACTCAAGAACTAGGGGAAAACACGGGAAAACAAATCATTGAACAAGACAATCAAAGGGCTCTAGGAACCTAAGCCTTACAAAGAACCAAGGGGAAAAAATATGCTTTGCTCACACCAATCAAAACTATCTTGCATAGTACAAGCTCCCAGCCTCCCAGATTAACCCAGGGGAATCAGTGTCGGGTCTAACACTATAGTTGACTCACGACTTCCATAANNNNNNNNNNNNNNNNNNNNNNNNNNNNNNNNNNNNNNNNNNNNNNNNNNNNNNNNNNNNNNNNNNNNNNNNNNNNNNNNNNNNNNNNNNNNNNNNNNNNNNNNNNNNNNNNNNNNNNNNNNNNNNNNNNNNNNNNNNNNNNNNNNNNNNNNNNNNNNNNNNNNNNNNNNNNNNNNNNNNNNNNNNNNNNNNNNNNNNNNNNNNNNNNNNNNNNNNNNNNNNNNNNNNNNNNNNNNNNNNNNNNNNNNNNNNNNNNNNNNNNNNNNNNNNNNNNNNNNNNNNNNNNNNNNNNNNNNNNNNNNNNNNNNNNNNNNNNNNNNNNNNNNNNNNNNNNNNNNNNNNNNNNNNNNNNNNNNNNNNNNNNNNNNNNNNNNNNNNNNNNNNNNNNNNNNNNNNNNNNNNNNNNNNNNNNNNNNNNNNNNNNNNNNNNNNNNNNNNNNNNNNNNNNNNNNNNNNNNNNNNNNNNNNNNNNNNNNNNNNNNNNNNNNNNNNNNNNNNNNNNNNNNNNNNNNNNNNNNNNNNNNNNNNNNNNNNNNNNNNNNNNNNNNNNNNNNNNNNNNNNNNNNNNNNNNNNNNNNNNNNNNNNNNNNNNNNNNNNNNNNNNNNNNNNNNNNNNNNNNNNNNNNNNNNNNNNNNNNNNNNNNNNNNNNNNNNNNNNNNNNNNNNNNNNNNNNNNNNNNNNNNNNNNNNNNNNNNNNNNNNNNNNNNNNNNNNNNNNNNNNNNNNNNNNNNNNNNNNNNNNNNNNNNNNNNNNNNNNNNNNNNNNNNNNNNNNNNNNNNNNNNNNNNNNNNNNNNNNNNNNNNNNNNNNNNNNNNNNNNNNNNNNNNNNNNNNNNNNNNNNNNNNNNNNNNNNNNNNNNNNNNNNNNNNNNNNNNNNNNNNNNNNNNNNNNNNNNNNNNNNNNNNNNNNNNNNNNNNNNNNNNNNNNNNNNNNNNNNNNNNNNNNNNNNNNNNNNNNNNNNNNNNNNNNNNNNNNNNNNNNNNNNNNNNNNNNNNNNNNNNNNNNNNNNNNNNNNNNNNNNNNNNNNNNNNNNNNNNNNNNNNNNNNNNNNNNNNNNNNNNNNNNNNNNNNNNNNNNNNNNNNNNNNNNNNNNNNNNNNNNNNNNNNNNNNNNNNNNNNNNNNNNNNNNNNNNNNNNNNNNNNNNNNNNNNNNNNNNNNNNNNNNNNNNNNNNNNNNNNNNNNNNNNNNNNNNNNNNNNNNNNNNNNNNNNNNNNNNNNNNNNNNNNNNNNNNNNNNNNNNNNNNNNNNNNNNNNNNNNNNNNNNNNNNNNNNNNNNNNNNNNNNNNNNNNNNNNNNNNNNNNNNNNNNNNNNNNNNNNNNNNNNNNNNNNNNNNNNNNNNNNNNNNNNNNNNNNNNNNNNNNNNNNNNNNNNNNNNNNNNNNNNNNNNNNNNNNNNNNNNNNNNNNNNNNNNNNNNNNNNNNNNNNNNNNNNNNNNNNNNNNNNNNNNNNNNNNNNNNNNNNNNNNNNNNNNNNNNNNNNNNNNNNNNNNNNNNNNNNNNNNNNNNNNNNNNNNNNNNNNNNNNNNNNNNNNNNNNNNNNNNNNNNNNNNNNNNNNNNNNNNNNNNNNNNNNNNNNNNNNNNNNNNNNNNNNNNNNNNNNNNNNNNNNNNNNNNNNNNNNNNNNNNNNNNNNNNNNNNNNNNNNNNNNNNNNNNNNNNNNNNNNNNNNNNNNNNNNNNNNNNNNNNNNNNNNNNNNNNNNNNNNNNNNNNNNNNNNNNNNNNNNNNNNNNNNNNNNNNNNNNNNNNNNNNNNNNNNNNNNNNNNNNNNNNNNNNNNNNNNNNNNNNNNNNNNNNNNNNNNNNNNNNNNNNNNNNNNNNNNNNNNNNNNNNNNNNNNNNNNNNNNNNNNNNNNNNNNNNNNNNNNNNNNNNNNNNNNNNNNNNNNNNNNNNNNNNNNNNNNNNNNNNNNNNNNNNNNNNNNNNNNNNNNNNNNNNNNNNNNNNNNNNNNNNNNNNNNNNNNNNNNNNNNNNNNNNNNNNNNNNNNNNNNNNNNNNNNNNNNNNNNNNNNNNNNNNNNNNNNNNNNNNNNNNNNNNNNNNNNNNNNNNNNNNNNNNNNNNNNNNNNNNNNNNNNNNNNNNNNNNNNNNNNNNNNNNNNNNNNNNNNNNNNNNNNNNNNNNNNNNNNNNNNNNNNNNNNNNNNNNNNNNNNNNNNNNNNNNNNNNNNNNNNNNN of the Capsicum annuum cultivar UCD-10X-F1 chromosome 11, UCD10Xv1.1, whole genome shotgun sequence genome contains:
- the LOC107848283 gene encoding LRR receptor-like serine/threonine-protein kinase GSO1; protein product: MRMVKEVFLALFVVTLLVGHVFCKTETELSVLLDIKKSFVDDPDYVLKDWSNDNPNFCKWRGVSCKENELKVVRLNLSDSSLGGSVSPSIGFLHDLLQLDLSSNLLSGPIPPTLSNLSALQYLLLFSNQLIGSIPDELGLLKNLQVLRIGDNVGLTGPIPSTFGYLENLVTLGLASCSLSGVIPPELGKLRRVENLNLQENHLEGPIPAEIGNCSSLVAFSVAVNNLNGSIAEEIAKLSNLQVLNFANNSLSGQIPTQFGEMNQLQYLNLLGNQLEGPIPKSLAKLNNLVNLDLSGNRLSGEIPGELGNMSQLQFLVLTSNNLSGSIPKTLCSSNTSSLEHMMLSENQLSGEIPVELRECVSLKQLDLSNNTLNGSIPVELYELVELTDLLLNNNTLVGSVSPSIANLTNLQTLSLSHNNLRGNIPKEIGMLGNLEILFLYENQLSGEIPMEIGNCSSLQMIDFFGNAFTGHIPITIGTLKQLNFIDLRQNDLSGEIPASLGNCHQLKILDLADNHLSGSVPATFGNLRALEQLMLYNNSLEGNLPDELIKLSNLTRINFSHNKLNGSIASLCSSTSFLSFDVTNNAFDHEIPPHLGYSPFLERIRLGNNHFTGKIPWTLGLIHELSLLDLSGNELTGPIPPKLSLCRKLTHLDLNNNLLYDSVPSWLGNLPLLGELKLSSNKFSGPLPRELFNCSKLLVLSLEDNSLNGTLPLEIGKLESLNVLNLDRNQLSGPIPSTIGNLSKLYILRLSGNTFTGEIPSELGKLQNLQIILDLSFNNITGQIPPSVGTLTKLETLDLSHNQLTGEVPPQVGEMSSLGKLNLSYNNLHGKLDKQYTHWPADAFTGNPHLCGSPLQNCEVSRSNNPESNSTVVIISVVSTTVAIILMLLGAALFFKQKREAFRRVSEINSAYSSSSSQGQKRPLFASVAAKRDIRWDDIMEATNNLSTDFIIGSGGSGTVYKAELFNGDIVAIKRIPSKDDLMLDKSFAREIKTLWRIRHRHLVRLLGYCNNSGEGSNVLIYEYMENGSVWDWLHKQPANNNKRKRCLDWETRLRIAVGLAQGVEYLHHDCVPKIIHRDIKSSNILLDSNMEAHLGDFGLAKAIHDNYDSYNTDSNLWFAGSYGYIAPEYAYSSKATEKSDVYSMGIVLMELVSGRMPTDGSFGEDVDMVRWVESHIEMSGTAREELIDPALKPLLPNEESTALQMLEIALQCTKTAPAERPSSRKVCDLLLHAFNDKVVHSDKMSPDNYV